In Nitrospira sp., one genomic interval encodes:
- a CDS encoding amino acid permease: protein MGNPLFRTKSIKQILADSDAPEHRLKRSLTAWDLTGLGIGAIIGTGIFVLIGTAIVGDAHRPGAGPGIILSFILSGITCALAALCYAEFAAMIPVAGSAYTYSYATLGEFLAWLTGWNLILEYGVACVAVAIGWSGYFNNILKLCGLELPYWATHPPGADGGIANIPAAIIVLLVTGILIVGVKESARATCGIVLVKLAVIVFFIAVGSSSVDTANWSPFMPFGFAGVGAAAAIVFFAYIGFDAVSTTAEEAKNPQRDLPIGIFASLAVCTLLYITVAAVLTGLVPFSKIDIHAPVAEGLRVVGFKWGAALVAVGAVAGITSVLVVMMLGQIRVFFAMSRDGLLGPWLSGVHPKFRTPHHATYLTGVAVAIMAALIPIGEAADMTNIGTLFAFVLVCIGIIVLRYTNPDHPRPFRMPFMPLIPILGVLACSGLMYFLPWMTWIRFFVWTIIGILVYAMYGIRHSRLARRPAVE from the coding sequence GTGGGCAATCCACTGTTTCGCACCAAATCCATCAAGCAAATCCTCGCTGATTCCGACGCCCCCGAACATCGCCTCAAACGGAGCCTCACGGCCTGGGACCTGACCGGGCTCGGCATTGGCGCCATTATCGGCACCGGCATTTTCGTCCTCATCGGCACGGCAATCGTCGGAGATGCTCACCGCCCCGGAGCAGGACCCGGCATCATCCTGTCGTTCATTCTCTCCGGCATCACCTGCGCATTGGCCGCCCTCTGTTATGCCGAATTCGCGGCGATGATTCCGGTAGCAGGCAGCGCCTACACCTACTCCTACGCCACACTGGGAGAATTTTTAGCCTGGCTCACCGGCTGGAACCTAATTTTGGAGTATGGCGTGGCCTGCGTTGCCGTCGCGATCGGCTGGTCCGGCTACTTCAACAATATCCTCAAACTCTGCGGCCTCGAACTTCCCTACTGGGCCACCCATCCCCCCGGTGCCGATGGAGGCATTGCGAACATCCCGGCCGCAATCATCGTCCTCCTCGTCACAGGCATCCTCATTGTCGGAGTCAAAGAAAGCGCAAGGGCCACGTGCGGGATCGTGCTGGTCAAACTCGCCGTCATTGTGTTTTTCATCGCTGTCGGCAGTTCATCCGTCGACACGGCAAACTGGTCTCCGTTCATGCCATTCGGATTTGCCGGCGTCGGTGCGGCCGCAGCCATCGTCTTCTTTGCTTACATCGGATTCGATGCCGTCTCAACCACCGCGGAAGAAGCCAAGAATCCTCAACGGGATCTTCCTATTGGCATCTTTGCCTCCCTGGCTGTTTGCACACTGCTCTACATTACGGTGGCGGCAGTCCTGACGGGGCTGGTGCCTTTCTCGAAGATCGACATCCACGCACCCGTAGCCGAAGGGCTTCGCGTGGTCGGATTCAAGTGGGGCGCCGCGCTCGTGGCCGTTGGGGCAGTGGCGGGGATTACGAGCGTGCTGGTGGTGATGATGTTAGGCCAGATTCGCGTCTTTTTCGCCATGTCCCGGGACGGACTCCTTGGCCCCTGGCTCTCAGGCGTCCATCCAAAATTTCGAACGCCACATCATGCGACGTATTTGACCGGTGTCGCAGTCGCCATTATGGCGGCACTAATTCCTATCGGCGAAGCGGCGGATATGACCAACATCGGGACGCTGTTCGCCTTCGTCTTGGTCTGCATCGGCATCATCGTACTTCGTTACACCAACCCCGACCACCCTCGGCCATTCCGCATGCCGTTCATGCCACTCATTCCCATTTTGGGTGTGCTCGCCTGCTCGGGATTAATGTATTTCCTCCCCTGGATGACCTGGATCCGATTCTTTGTGTGGACCATCATCGGCATTCTGGTCTATGCCATGTATGGGATTCGCCATAGCAGACTCGCCAGGCGTCCTGCCGTGGAATGA
- a CDS encoding leucyl aminopeptidase, with protein MKKIQVQAQVGRAENEGAEVLVVLSCEGDSDLTQETAAINTQLGGQLAALMQRGEFEGKLGEGLLIHTQGKAKAKRLLLAGLGKAKDLRLDAFRQALGSAVKRVRQAKVSSFGVVLPGALLEEIPVQDVAQAMAEGAILGNYQFTAYRSPNGSKPVDVERVTIHTSQASLLSQINEGIRRGVATAEATVLVRDLCNHPANVMTPTRIVQEAKAVAKESGVKLKVLEQKDMEQLGMGALLGVARGSHEPPKFIILEYKGAKAKKGDPPVVLVGKTITFDTGGISLKPAENMEHMKADMTGGAEVLATMRAAARLKLPLHLVSILPVAENMPGGRAMRPGDVVKTLSGKTVEVQNTDAEGRLILSDALAYATRYKPAVLLDIATLTGACVVALGQFAIGMFGNNDLLKEQVRNAGMRAGERVWEMPLWEEYFEQLRSDVADMRNIGGRGGGMITAALFLSKFVGDCPWIHLDIASTDWSERERAYLPKGPTGIGTRLLIQFLLDRTLP; from the coding sequence ATGAAGAAGATCCAGGTTCAAGCACAGGTCGGACGGGCGGAGAACGAGGGGGCCGAGGTTCTGGTAGTGCTCAGTTGCGAGGGCGACTCAGACCTCACGCAGGAAACGGCCGCCATCAATACTCAACTCGGAGGCCAGCTTGCCGCGCTGATGCAGCGAGGAGAATTTGAAGGGAAACTCGGCGAAGGGCTGTTGATTCATACCCAGGGTAAAGCCAAGGCGAAACGTCTGTTGCTCGCCGGGCTGGGCAAAGCCAAGGACCTGCGCCTGGATGCCTTTCGCCAAGCGCTGGGCTCTGCGGTCAAACGCGTTCGTCAGGCCAAGGTGTCTTCGTTCGGCGTGGTGCTGCCCGGGGCTCTGCTCGAGGAGATCCCCGTTCAGGATGTCGCGCAAGCGATGGCCGAAGGGGCCATTCTCGGGAATTATCAATTCACGGCCTACCGCAGTCCGAACGGCAGCAAACCGGTTGATGTCGAACGTGTGACGATTCATACCTCCCAAGCGTCGCTGCTTTCACAGATCAATGAGGGGATCCGGCGCGGTGTGGCAACGGCCGAGGCGACGGTGCTCGTGCGAGACCTGTGTAACCATCCGGCCAATGTCATGACGCCCACGCGCATCGTCCAAGAGGCGAAAGCCGTGGCGAAGGAGTCGGGTGTGAAGCTCAAGGTGCTCGAGCAGAAGGATATGGAGCAGCTCGGCATGGGGGCGTTGCTCGGCGTGGCTCGGGGTAGTCATGAACCGCCGAAGTTCATCATCCTCGAATACAAAGGCGCGAAGGCTAAAAAGGGTGACCCGCCGGTGGTGCTGGTCGGCAAAACGATCACGTTCGACACGGGGGGGATTTCGCTCAAGCCGGCTGAAAACATGGAGCACATGAAGGCCGATATGACCGGCGGGGCCGAGGTTCTGGCCACCATGCGGGCTGCGGCACGGCTTAAGTTACCGTTGCACCTCGTGAGTATTCTGCCGGTGGCTGAAAATATGCCTGGTGGACGCGCAATGCGGCCGGGCGACGTGGTGAAGACGCTCTCCGGCAAAACCGTCGAGGTGCAGAACACGGATGCTGAAGGGCGGCTGATTCTTTCGGATGCCTTGGCCTATGCCACCAGATACAAGCCGGCGGTGTTGCTTGACATCGCGACCTTGACCGGTGCCTGCGTCGTCGCACTCGGGCAGTTTGCGATCGGGATGTTTGGTAATAACGATCTGTTGAAGGAGCAGGTTCGCAATGCCGGCATGCGGGCCGGTGAGCGTGTGTGGGAGATGCCGCTGTGGGAGGAATATTTCGAGCAACTCCGCAGTGATGTGGCGGATATGCGGAATATCGGTGGCCGTGGGGGTGGCATGATCACTGCCGCGTTATTCCTGAGCAAGTTTGTGGGCGATTGTCCCTGGATCCATCTGGATATTGCCAGCACGGATTGGAGCGAGCGCGAACGGGCCTATCTGCCGAAGGGGCCCACGGGCATTGGTACGCGCTTGTTGATTCAATTCCTGCTCGATCGCACCCTGCCCTAG
- the queE gene encoding 7-carboxy-7-deazaguanine synthase QueE, which translates to MLKVTEIFHSIQGESTHAGRPCVFVRLTGCPLRCTWCDTAYAFYGGRDFTENDVIEQVRAFGCPLVEVTGGEPLSQPEACSLLARLCDEGFEVLLETSGAIDTAGVDRRVRVVLDVKCPGSGMAERMHWPNLERLASHDEVKFVIKDRGDYEWARDLIRRRDLTARCTVLVSPVFGETDPRQLAEWVLADRLPVRFQLQLHKHVWAPDMRGV; encoded by the coding sequence ATGCTCAAAGTGACGGAAATCTTCCATAGCATCCAAGGCGAATCCACCCATGCGGGCAGACCCTGCGTGTTCGTTCGTTTGACCGGATGCCCGCTTCGGTGCACCTGGTGTGACACGGCCTATGCGTTCTACGGCGGCCGAGATTTCACGGAGAACGATGTGATCGAGCAGGTGCGTGCCTTCGGGTGTCCCCTGGTCGAGGTGACCGGAGGGGAGCCACTCAGTCAACCGGAGGCGTGTTCGTTGCTCGCCCGACTCTGTGACGAAGGGTTTGAGGTGTTGCTGGAGACGAGCGGCGCCATCGATACTGCCGGGGTCGACCGGCGAGTCCGCGTGGTGCTCGACGTAAAATGTCCGGGGAGCGGGATGGCTGAGCGTATGCATTGGCCGAATCTGGAGCGACTGGCGTCTCATGACGAAGTGAAGTTTGTGATCAAGGATCGAGGCGACTATGAATGGGCGCGCGACCTGATTCGTCGTCGCGATCTTACGGCCCGGTGCACGGTGCTCGTGAGTCCGGTATTTGGGGAAACGGATCCGCGGCAATTGGCGGAGTGGGTGTTGGCTGACAGATTACCGGTGCGGTTCCAGTTGCAGTTGCATAAGCACGTGTGGGCGCCGGACATGCGCGGGGTGTAG
- a CDS encoding PAS domain S-box protein, which translates to MSAQDLPSTFPSAGDPSLLEAFLRTLANQASVGIFLADSHGHTRYLNERLRRIAGLSGTSAAGECWLNALLPEDYDLIVTDWTTAIEQDRSFSREFRFQRPDGSVRWVMAEAFPLRIGDGPSSGYAGMVRDITPRQLALDALHACEERYRSLASLSPHPIFVYADETLLFMNDAGARLFNLPTGHPLEGRALSECFSQEFLHDLPLSVPAASVERQCPRPDGTTIDMELVASAVMFDGHPAIQVLATDLSEQKRLAAQLRQAEKMAAVATLAGGMAHEFNNCLTAIMGFSDLALPLLVPDSRAHGHVQQVILASRRARDLVTQMLMFSRQTTGAKQPVSLDILLKETLRLLKGRLPNTISLREWITGATHPVLADPTQIHQICVKLLAHAEGAMNATGGVLEVRLDNVDLSHVIDGQELPLRPGQYVRLTVSDTSNDVGAADQLRKLGPLFAHLPGGTQAGAELGAAQQMVSEQGGTLRATSSVGQGTTIEVYLPAIIPPNTAVAAEPQRDRASSPITEQREFLAERDKER; encoded by the coding sequence GTGAGTGCCCAAGACCTGCCATCGACATTTCCATCTGCCGGAGATCCGTCTTTGCTCGAAGCCTTTCTCCGAACCCTCGCCAACCAGGCCTCGGTCGGCATCTTTCTCGCGGACTCCCACGGGCATACGCGTTACCTGAATGAGCGACTGCGTCGCATCGCCGGCCTGTCCGGCACCTCAGCTGCAGGAGAATGCTGGCTGAATGCGCTCCTGCCAGAGGACTATGACCTCATCGTCACCGACTGGACCACGGCCATCGAGCAGGATCGAAGCTTTTCACGCGAGTTTCGCTTTCAACGGCCTGACGGATCGGTACGGTGGGTCATGGCGGAAGCCTTTCCGCTTCGGATCGGCGACGGCCCTTCCAGCGGATATGCGGGCATGGTCCGCGACATCACCCCAAGACAGTTGGCCTTGGACGCCCTACACGCCTGTGAGGAACGCTATCGAAGTTTAGCGTCGCTCTCGCCACATCCGATTTTTGTCTATGCTGACGAGACTCTTCTGTTCATGAATGACGCCGGCGCAAGACTCTTCAATCTCCCGACAGGCCACCCCCTCGAAGGCCGCGCGCTGTCGGAATGCTTTTCCCAGGAGTTTCTCCACGATCTCCCACTGTCTGTTCCCGCTGCCTCAGTCGAGCGGCAATGCCCGCGACCGGATGGCACCACGATCGACATGGAATTGGTCGCCAGCGCCGTCATGTTCGACGGCCACCCGGCCATTCAGGTGCTGGCCACCGACCTCTCAGAGCAGAAACGTCTCGCGGCGCAGCTGCGTCAGGCAGAAAAAATGGCGGCCGTCGCCACACTGGCCGGCGGTATGGCCCATGAGTTCAATAATTGCCTCACCGCGATTATGGGATTTTCCGATTTAGCGTTGCCGCTTCTTGTTCCGGACAGTCGGGCCCACGGGCATGTGCAACAGGTCATCCTCGCCTCCAGACGGGCACGGGACTTGGTTACCCAGATGCTCATGTTCAGCCGCCAAACAACCGGCGCCAAACAACCGGTGTCCCTCGATATCCTGCTCAAGGAAACCTTGCGCCTGCTGAAGGGCCGGCTCCCGAACACCATCAGTCTCCGCGAGTGGATCACCGGAGCGACCCATCCGGTCCTCGCCGACCCGACCCAGATCCACCAAATCTGCGTTAAGCTCCTAGCTCATGCTGAGGGAGCGATGAACGCGACCGGCGGAGTGCTTGAAGTGCGTCTCGACAATGTCGATTTGAGCCACGTGATAGACGGGCAGGAACTCCCGCTCCGCCCGGGTCAATATGTGCGCCTCACCGTCTCGGATACCAGCAATGATGTGGGCGCAGCGGACCAACTCCGTAAACTGGGCCCTCTCTTTGCGCATCTTCCGGGAGGAACCCAGGCGGGGGCGGAACTCGGGGCAGCGCAACAGATGGTCAGCGAACAGGGAGGGACGCTTCGTGCCACCAGTTCGGTCGGGCAAGGCACCAC
- the nagZ gene encoding beta-N-acetylhexosaminidase, which translates to MTLREQIGQLFMMGFMGTTVSKELASFMKAYTPGGVIFFRRNLESVQQIVDLTNGLQKLSPASPLLIAIDQEGGRVSRLPAEFTIFPPCAQLGQCNSSELAYSAAATIAKELRAVGINMNMAPVLDVNSNPENPVIGDRAFGADPGLVAELGQATIGGLQDNMVVACGKHFPGHGDTSADSHKVLPVVDAGLQRLRDTEFPPFQHAIRFGVASLMTAHVLYRALDPDAPATLSSAVIQRMLREEFRYDGVVFTDDLEMHAIIDHDGIGEAAVRSFVAGCDVLLICKDQDRVQTAMQAMERAVRDGRITQERLQQSLVRVARLKSRYLLPYKPVTISDARLVVGCRTHRMLLDSWHKAYARVPAPKVSENMQSAAALDSPVAHV; encoded by the coding sequence ATGACGTTACGAGAGCAAATCGGTCAGCTCTTCATGATGGGGTTCATGGGGACCACGGTCAGCAAAGAGCTGGCGTCGTTCATGAAGGCGTACACGCCGGGCGGCGTAATCTTTTTTAGACGCAACCTCGAATCGGTTCAGCAAATTGTCGATCTGACGAACGGGTTACAAAAGCTGTCGCCTGCGTCGCCCTTGTTGATCGCGATCGATCAAGAGGGGGGACGTGTGTCGCGGCTCCCTGCTGAATTCACGATCTTCCCTCCCTGCGCACAATTGGGACAGTGCAATTCCAGCGAACTGGCCTACTCCGCCGCGGCGACGATCGCGAAGGAGTTGCGTGCGGTGGGCATCAACATGAACATGGCGCCGGTGCTCGACGTGAACAGTAATCCGGAGAATCCCGTGATCGGTGACCGGGCCTTCGGCGCGGACCCTGGCCTCGTTGCGGAGTTGGGGCAGGCCACCATCGGCGGGTTGCAGGACAACATGGTGGTGGCGTGCGGGAAACATTTCCCCGGCCATGGAGATACCTCGGCCGACTCGCACAAGGTACTGCCGGTGGTGGATGCGGGACTTCAGCGGCTCCGCGACACGGAGTTCCCCCCATTTCAGCACGCGATCCGGTTCGGTGTGGCCAGCTTGATGACGGCGCATGTGCTCTATCGCGCGTTAGATCCCGATGCCCCGGCAACCCTCTCGTCGGCCGTCATTCAGCGGATGCTGCGGGAAGAGTTCCGGTATGACGGCGTCGTCTTTACGGATGACTTGGAGATGCATGCCATTATCGATCACGATGGGATCGGCGAGGCGGCCGTCCGATCATTTGTGGCCGGGTGCGATGTGTTGTTGATCTGTAAAGATCAGGATCGAGTGCAGACGGCAATGCAGGCGATGGAGCGCGCGGTGCGAGACGGTCGAATCACTCAGGAGCGGTTGCAGCAATCATTGGTTCGTGTGGCACGACTCAAGTCGCGATACCTGTTACCGTACAAACCGGTCACCATTTCCGATGCCCGCTTGGTGGTGGGATGTCGCACGCACAGGATGCTGCTCGATTCGTGGCATAAGGCCTATGCCCGTGTGCCTGCGCCGAAGGTCTCGGAGAACATGCAGTCGGCGGCGGCATTGGATTCACCGGTTGCGCATGTCTGA
- a CDS encoding phosphate-starvation-inducible PsiE family protein — protein MSPPNVPGADDQFHRPSMRWWLGFMDQLDRLGYVAAGFSLLALCLIIFVHAWYIFLARPIHLALLPAALKLLNDLLLVIILLELFRTVVRFLQTEVLELEPYLSVGIIACTRRLLTASAELSYQLEAVAKESRHELFQQYLMDVGLNVLVIIILIGGLYLLRLRPSIERRALS, from the coding sequence ATGTCCCCTCCAAACGTGCCGGGGGCAGATGATCAGTTCCATCGGCCTAGTATGCGCTGGTGGCTCGGTTTCATGGACCAACTGGACCGGCTCGGATATGTTGCGGCAGGGTTTAGCCTGCTTGCACTCTGCCTGATTATTTTCGTCCATGCCTGGTACATTTTCCTGGCTCGTCCCATTCACCTCGCGCTCCTCCCCGCTGCGCTCAAGTTATTGAACGATCTGCTCCTGGTCATCATTCTCCTGGAACTGTTTCGTACGGTGGTGCGATTTCTTCAGACGGAAGTGCTGGAGTTAGAACCGTATCTGTCCGTGGGGATCATTGCCTGTACACGGAGACTGTTGACGGCCAGTGCCGAACTCTCCTATCAGCTTGAAGCGGTGGCCAAGGAAAGCCGGCATGAGCTCTTTCAGCAATACCTCATGGATGTCGGCTTGAATGTGCTCGTCATCATCATCCTGATCGGCGGGCTGTACCTGCTTCGCTTACGTCCGTCGATTGAGCGTCGGGCCCTCTCCTGA
- a CDS encoding HAD family hydrolase — MTPLSTSHISQTGRQTRVAALFDVDNTLLPGQASEVRFFRYLWKRGLVGWREVRDSIGWVLQNAPPVSLHPLRERKLYLAGKPAAEVRALAEEFCRADLFPRVSRQGLSRMDEHRRAGHHIVMVTGSLDFLIAPLAALLEVPTLLAASLEQQQHRFTGHVCAPLPYGPGKRELIAQLTRDSGIDLAHSFAYGDSPGDVELLGMVGHPLVVNPIRGMGRIAQRNGWPTTTWT; from the coding sequence ATGACGCCTCTCTCAACCTCTCATATTTCGCAGACCGGTCGGCAGACTCGTGTGGCCGCGCTGTTTGATGTGGACAATACCTTGCTCCCGGGGCAAGCGAGTGAAGTGCGGTTTTTTCGGTATCTGTGGAAGCGAGGACTGGTCGGGTGGCGCGAGGTGCGGGACAGCATCGGCTGGGTGTTGCAGAATGCGCCTCCGGTGTCGTTGCATCCGCTCCGCGAGCGGAAACTCTATCTGGCCGGAAAACCCGCTGCTGAAGTTCGCGCGCTGGCCGAGGAGTTTTGCCGGGCCGACCTGTTTCCGCGTGTGTCGAGACAAGGGCTTTCGCGCATGGACGAACATCGTCGAGCCGGACACCATATCGTGATGGTCACCGGATCCCTCGATTTTCTGATCGCACCGCTCGCTGCATTGTTGGAAGTGCCGACTCTGTTGGCCGCCAGCCTGGAACAGCAGCAGCACCGATTCACCGGCCACGTCTGTGCGCCCCTTCCCTATGGCCCCGGCAAGCGGGAGCTGATCGCGCAACTCACGCGGGATTCCGGTATTGACTTGGCCCACTCGTTTGCCTACGGCGATAGTCCCGGCGATGTCGAATTGCTGGGGATGGTGGGGCATCCACTGGTCGTCAACCCGATTCGCGGCATGGGCCGGATCGCGCAGCGGAACGGGTGGCCGACCACCACCTGGACCTGA